From a single Nicotiana tomentosiformis chromosome 2, ASM39032v3, whole genome shotgun sequence genomic region:
- the LOC138904850 gene encoding uncharacterized protein, which produces MVIYQISTTIQRKPSFYNAPHKWPDLLNMMEQYTPALKITKVLWEKPMIGWIKVNSDGASRGNPGRSSIGFAVRDEEGDIRFACGKLIHDTTNNEAEALAIGEALRYCEGQGYTHIMLQTDSLLLKNAIVGNWAIPWTIAKHVEEIEK; this is translated from the coding sequence ATGGTCATATACCAGATATCTACCACAATTCAAAGGAAGCCATCATTCTATAATGCTCCACACAAATGGCCAGATTTATTGAACATGATGGAGCAATACACACCAGCACTAAAAATTACTAAAGTTCTATGGGAAAAGCCTATGATAGGGTGGATTAAAGTTAATTCAGATGGAGCTTCAAGGGGAAATCCAGGAAGAAGTTCAATTGGATTTGCCGTGAGAGATGAAGAAGGTGATATAAGGTTTGCATGTGGGAAACTCATACATGACACAACGAATAATGAGGCAGAAGCTTTGGCAATTGGTGAGGCACTTAGATACTGTGAAGGACAAGGTTATACACACATTATGCTGCAAACAGATTCATTACTATTGAAGAATGCAATTGTAGGAAATTGGGCTATACCATGGACAATCGCAAAACATGTTGAGGAGATTGAAAAATAA
- the LOC138904851 gene encoding uncharacterized protein encodes MEVLAAYENSSGQVNNKTKSAFYLHESTQESVVNKVQRVTGFGRKEFPFIYLGCPIFYTRRKMEFYDGLITKVMNKLQSWKAKALFCKLWWNFRTKPSLWSSFMSQKYCKKLNPIVVPWKQGSHVWRKLIECRDIIEHQIGWHPKMGSALFWYENWTGLGALYFSVPPDFGIDETINNVSDVVDEGTWNVKKLTGILPEEYATHILEKVKPPGDQAVLDRPFWSLETRGNFTVKSAWEYLRRRKDPGNAYKKLWIKGLPFKISFFMWKVWRAKLPLDDSMKKLGYHMPSKC; translated from the exons ATGGAAGTCTTAGCAGCATATGAAAATTCATCTGGACAAGTCAATAACAAGACGAAGTCAGCATTTTACTTGCATGAATCTACGCAAGAATCAGTGGTTAACAAGGTACAAAGAGTTACAGGCTTTGGCAGGAAGGAATTTCCTTTCATTTACCTTGGATGTCCCATTTTCTACACTAGAAGAAAGATGGAGTTCTATGATGGATTGATCACCAAAGTCATGAACAAATTGCAATCATGGAAAG CCAAAGCATTATTTTGTAAGTTATGGTGGAATTTCAGAACGAAGCCTAGCTTATGGAGCTCTTTTATGAGCCAAAAATATTGCAAGAAGCTCAATCCAATTGTTGTACCTTGGAAACAAGGGTCACACGTATGGAGAAAGTTGATTGAATGCAGAGACATTATTGAGCATCAAATTGGATGGCATCCTAAAATGGGATCTGCACTTTTTTGGTATGAGAACTGGACGGGTCTTGGAGCCTTATACTTCAGTGTACCACCAGATTTTGGAATTGATGAGACGATTAATAATGTTTCTGATGTCGTGGATGAAGGAACATGGAATGTTAAAAAGTTAACGGGGATTCTTCCTGAGGAATATGCAACACACATTCTAGAAAAGGTAAAGCCACCAGGAGATCAAGCTGTCCTTGATAGGCCTTTTTGGAGTTTAGAAACAAGAGGAAACTTCACTGTAAAGTCAGCGTGGGAGTATTTACGTAGGAGAAAAGATCCAGGGAATGCCTATAAAAAGTTGTGGATCAAAGGTCTACCATTTAAAATATCCTTCTTTATGTGGAAGGTTTGGAGAGCAAAACTTCCACTGGATGATTCCATGAAGAAGCTAGGCTATCACATGCCATCAAAATGTTGA